In Helicobacter mastomyrinus, the sequence ATGCCGGTATAATAGATATAGGTAATAACCTCTGTGCCGTGTTTAAGATAGAATCTCACAATCACCCAAGCTTTATCGAGCCTCACGCGGGGGCAGCTACGGGAGTAGGGGGCATAATGCGCGATATTTTCACTATGGGCGCGCGTCCTGTGGCTTCTCTAAATTCCATACGATTTGGCGATATTAATGACAATGGCGCACTAGGGCGCAAACATCGTTATTTACTGCGTGGCGTGGTAGAAGGCATAGGTAGCTATGGGAATTGTATGGGTGTGCCTACTATCGGTGGGGAGATGAGCCTTGAATCTTGCTATAATGGCAATATTTTGGTTAATGCCTTTTGTTTAGGCTTGGCAAAGAAAAATGAGATTTTCTACGGACGAGCAGAGGGTGTGGGGAATCCTGTCATTTATGTAGGGAGTAAAACCGGCAGAGATGGGCTAGGCGGCGCAGTGATGAGCTCTAATAGCTTTAGCTCTCAAGCAAAGGCTATGCGTTCAGCCGTGCAGGTGGGAGACCCATTTGCAGAAAAGCTTTTGCTTGAAGCGTGTTTGGAGCTTTTTAAACAGGATTTAATCGTGGGGATTCAGGATATGGGCGCAGCGGGGCTTACAAGCTCTAGCTTTGAAATGGCAGGACGTAGCAGAAGCGGTATGATACTTCATCTTGATAAAGTGCCTATGCGTGAAGCAGGTATGAATCCTTATGAGTTAATGCTGAGTGAATCCCAAGAGAGAATGCTCATCTGTGCGAAAAAAGGCTGTGAGGAGCGAGTGCTGAGCATATTTGAAAAATGGGAGATTGACGCGGCGATTATTGGAGAGGTTACAAAAAGTGGCATTATGGAATTATTTTGGGAGGGGGAGAAATGTGCGGAGATTCCTATCGCTGAGCTAAACGAGAATATGCCTGTGCTTGATATGCCTGTGAGGGCAAAGCCACCTCAAACACACAAGGCAAATCACCTTGAGACACATTTAAATACCCAAGAGATTTTCCTTATGTTGCTTGGCAGTGTGGAAATCGCTAATAAAAAATGGGTATATAGCCAATATGATAGTAGTGTGCAGAGTAATACTATTACTTCCGCAGGAAGTGGCGATGCGAGTATGATACGCATCAAGAATAGCAAAGTAGGCATAAGTATGAGTGTAGATTGCAATATGCGATATTGTTATCTTAATCCAAAAAACGGCGCGAAAATCGCCGTGGCTACCTCTGGACGCAATTCTATTGTTAATGGTGCAAAACCTTTAGCAATCAGCGATTGCCTTAACTTTGGTTCACCGCAGAATCCTGAAGTGATGTGGGCGTTTAAAGAAGTATGTGAGGGCATTAAAGAAGCGTGTAAGGCACTTAATACCCCTGTGGTAAGCGGTAATGTGTCTTTATATAATCAAAGCGATGGCATAGATATTTATCCTACGCCAAGCATTGTGAGTGTGGGGCTAATAGATGATGTCTCGAGGGTAATCCCCTCATCTTTTCAAGCACAAGGTAATGTGATCGTGCTACTAGGGGAGGCAAAAGCGGAATTTGGCGGCTCTTTGGCACAAAAGCTTTGTGAGGGGCGCATTTATGGCTGTATCCCAAGCATTGATTTAGATAAGGAATCAGCATTGTGGAATCTTATGTTAGAGGCGGTGAGTTTGGAGATTCTCAAAGCGGCAAAAGATATAGGTGAGGGGGGCTTAGCCATTACTTTAGCGCAAATGGCATTAGGCAATGGAGAGCATAGGCCTATGGGCTGTAATGTGCATACGAGTTTGCCATCACAAGTGCTTTTTGCACCATCTCAAAGCTGTATTATCGTGGAAATTGCAGTTGAGAATCTCGCTCTGCTTACACAAATGGCAAAGAAGCATAAAATACCTCTACACGAGATTGGCTGCGTTGGCGGAGACCACTTCTGCTGTGATGAGATAAACCTCTCTTTACAAGAAATCAGTGAGTTATACTTCACAAGCTTTGAAGCAATGATTAATCAAGATGTATAGAATCCTAAGCCGCCTGTGCATTTGTGGCTTTATGTGGAGCTTGGGTTGTGCTATGTGCTATGCAGGAGGTAATGCTGTCGTCAATGAGCCTCCTAATCCTTTTAGATTTCCTAAAGATGGTAGCTACTATTTAGAGCAATATGCTCCCATACTGCGCGATTATGTCGAGGTGGTACGGAAGCAATCTTTAGAAAAAAACTATCCCTTTTATTCCTCACGTCCCATTATTGAATATAGCGTGTATCGTGGTTTGAAACAGGCAGATAAAGAATCTATGCGGGGGTGGATAGTGCTTATAAGGGCGTATATAGCTGAATTTATTAAGTATAGCCATTTGGGCGGTGTAGGCATAGGGGCAAAAATGAATCTAGATGACAAAATGAGCTTTTATCTCAATTTTGATGGGCGATATTTGACAGATATAGAATCTTTTGGTATAGGGAAGGAAATCTTTGCTTATTGTGTATTGCCGCGATTTGACAAGTGCATTATGCTAGGCATTGGGGAGGAGTGGTAGCTTTGCTTATTGGAGATTAATGCTTTATGTTTCAAATCGCTTGAATGAGAGAGTTTTATATTCAGTGTAGATTTGATTTAAGTGAAATGTGCCTATTTATTGTTGGAGACATATTTTTTGCTATAATCCCGCTTTTAATCTCCATTTTGAAAGTAGAAATCCTATGCAAAACATACGAAATATCGCAGTTATAGCCCACGTAGATCATGGCAAAACAACGCTTGTAGATGGTTTACTCACGCAATCAGGTACTTTTAGCGAGAGGGAGCAAATTGATGAGCGTGTAATGGATAGCAATGATTTAGAAAAAGAGCGAGGTATTACGATACTCTCTAAAAATACCGCTATCAACTACAAAGGCACAAAAATCAATATCATAGACACGCCCGGACACGCGGACTTTGGCGGAGAGGTCGAGCGGGTGCTAAAAATGGTCGATGGTGTGCTATTGCTTGTAGATGCGCAAGAGGGCGTAATGCCGCAGACAAAATTTGTCGTCAAAAAGGCTCTAAGCTTTGGAATCCGCCCCATTGTCGTAGTAAATAAGATTGACAAACCTGCTGCCGAGCCAGATAGGGTAGTAGATGAAGTCTTTGATTTATTTGTAGCAATGGAAGCGAGTGATTTTCAGCTTGATTTTCCCGTGATTTACGCTGCTGCACGAGATGGCTATGCGATAAAAGATTTAAATGATGAAAAGAAAGATTTGCAGCCGCTTTTTGAGGCGATTTTAGAATATGTCCCTGCGCCTAGCGGCAGTAGTGAAAGTCCGCTGCAAATGCAGATTTTCACACTTGATTATGATAACTATGTGGGCAAAATTGGCATTGCGAGGGTGTTTAATGGACGTGTAAAAAAGAATGAAAATGTAATGCTTGCAAAAAGTGATGGCGAGAAAGAGACAGGGCGCATTACCAAGCTCATAGGATTCTTAGGCTTAGCGCGCACAGAGATAGAATCTGCACAGGCTGGGGACATTGTGGCGATTGCGGGATTCAATGCCATTGATGTGGGGGATTCTATTGTTGATCCTAGTAATCCTATGCCCCTTGATCCTATGCACCTTGAAGAGCCAACAATGAGCGTATATTTTGCGGTTAATGATAGCCCATTAGCCGGGCTAGAGGGTAAGCACGTAACGGCAAATAAGCTCAAAGATAGACTACTTAAGGAAATGCAAACTAATATCGCTATGCGTTGCGAGGAGATGGGGGAAGGGAAATTCCGCGTGAGTGGGCGCGGGGAGCTACAAATCACTATTTTGGCGGAGAATTTGCGACGTGAGGGCTTTGAGTTTAGTATCTCGCGCCCTGAAGTAATTATCAAAGATATTGATGGCGTGAAATGTGAACCTTTCGAGCATTTAGTCATTGATACGCCGCAAGACTTTAGCGGGGCAATTATTGAGCGGTTAGGGCGCAGAAAGGCAGAGATGAAAGCGATGAATCCTATGAATGATGGCTATACAAGGCTTGAATTTGAGATTCCCGCGCGTGGGCTGATTGGCTATCGTAGCGAGTTTTTAACAGATACAAAGGGTGAGGGTGTGATGAATCATAGCTTTTTAGATTTCCGCGCTTTTAGTGGCAATGTAGAATCTCGTAAGAATGGTGCGCTTGTAAGTATGGAAAATGGCGAAGCGACAGGATTTTCACTTTTTAATATCCAAGAGCGAGGAGTGCTTTTTATCACGCCGCAAACCAAAGTTTATGTGGGAATGGTTATCGGGGAGCATAGCAGGGATAATGATTTAGATGTTAATCCCATTAAGGCAAAACATCTCACAAATATGCGCAGCAGCGGGGCTGATGAGGCGATTAAGCTTGTGCCGCCGCGAGATTTAACGTTAGAGAGGGCGCTAGAATGGATAGAAGATGATGAGATTTTAGAAGTAACGCCCCAAAATATTCGAATTCGCAAGAAAGTTTTAGAACCAAATATGAGGAAAAGATCAAAAAAATAAATCAAAAAGTCGATATTCCTTTTTCAAGGAGTAGCTCTCCTTGAAACATATTTCTTTCAAAAGAACAAGGGAGCATATTATGAATCATTTTTTAGAATCTATTTATTTTCGCCACGCGTGTAAACTTTTTGATGACAAAAAGAAAATTCCTCAAGAACAATTTGATGAGATATTAGAAGTAGGGCGAATGGCTCCTAGCTCCTTTGGTATGGAGCCTACAAGGCTTATTGTAGTGCGTAGTGAAGCGGCAAAAGAGGCGTTGCGTCCTTTGTGTTGGGACCAGCCACAAATCACTACTGCGAGTGAAGTAGTGGTATTTAAGAGTTTGCAAAATGATTTAGTGCCGCCAAGTGAATACGCTAAACAAAATGCTTTAAGGCGTAAGATAGATTTGAGTAAGTACGAGACTTTTTCTAAGCGATTGGGAGACTATCTCAAATCTCGTGGGTTTGTCGATGAGAAAATTGCGTATTGGAGTGCATTGCAGGCTTATATTACAGTTACTTATATGGTAGCGTATGCCAGTTATCTTAATATCGATACTTGCTATATTGAGGGTTTTGAGAAAAATAAGGTTGAAGAGCTTTATGGTTTGGATACCTTTAAAGAACAAGTAAGTCTTATAGTGTGCTTTGGATATAGAGGAAAAGAACAGCAGCAACGTTTTCGAATCGGAATAGATGAGTTTGTGCAATATAAGTAAAAATGGAGGGATAAATGCTAGATACAATCACAGTTACTAAAAGAAATGGGCGCATTGAGCCACTTGATATTTCAAAGATACAAAAGCATACTCACGCGGCAGTAGAGGGCTTAGAGGGCGTAAGCCAAAGTGAGCTAGAGGTTGATGCAAAGATTTTGTTTAAGGATAAAATCACCACTGAAGAAATTCAGCAGACATTGATTAAAACAGCTGTGGATAAAATCGATGTAGATACACCTAATTGGACTTTTGTCGCGGCACGATTATTTTTGTATGATTTGTATCATAAAGTAACGGGTTGGACGGGATACAAGAAGCTTGAAGATTACTTTATGCAAGGTGAAAAAGAGGGTAAGCTCATATGCGGAATTAAAGAAAAATATGATTTAGCATTTTTGGATTCTCATATTAAGCCCGAGCGCGACTTGCAATTTAATTATTTAGGTATCAAGACACTTTATGATAGATATTTGCTTAAAGATGCAAATAACCACCCCATTGAGTTACCTCAGCATATGTTTATGGCGATTGCTATGTTTTTAGCGCAAAATGAGACTGATTGTAATGCGTGGGCAGTGAAATTCTACGATATGATTTCCTCTTTTGAGGTCATTTGTGCTACTCCCACTTTAGCAAATGCACGTACTACGCGACATCAGTTGAGCTCTTGCTTTGTGGGAAGCACACCTGATAATATTGAGGGTATTTTTGATGCGTATAAGGAAATGGCACTTTTAAGCAAGTATGGTGGAGGGATTGGCTGGGATTTTAGCCGTGTGAGAGGTCTAGGAAGCTATATTGATGGGCATAAAAATGCAGCAGGTGGTGTTGTGCCGTTTTTAAAAATTGCCAATGATGTGGCTATTGCTGTGGATCAGCTAGGCACACGCAAGGGGGCTATTGCTACGTATTTAGAGATATGGCATAATGATATTAATGATTTTATTGATTTACGTAAAAATAGCGGTGAAGAACGTAGGCGAACACACGATCTGTTCCCTGCTGTGTGGATTTGTGACTTATTTATGAAACGCGTTGAGGCAAATGAGTTTTGGACACTTTTTGACCCCTATCAATGTCCTGAGCTCACAGAACTCTACGGAGAGGCATTTGAGGCTAAATATATCGAATACGAGCAATCAGATTCAATACTAAAAACCTGTGTTTTAGCTAAAGATTTATGGAAGAAGATTCTTACTAATTATTTTGAATCTGGTTTGCCATTTTTGTGCTTTAAAGATAATGCTAATCGTGCGAATCCTAATGCGCATGTTGGTATTATTAGAAGTAGCAATCTTTGTACGGAGATTTTTCAAAATACTAATCCTAATCATTACGTGGTGGAAGTGGAGTTTGAAGATGGAAGCAAGAGTATCTATGATGAACAAGAAAAGATACAGGTTGATAGTGGCATTTCAAAAAGAGCAAATAAGCTTACAAGTATAGATTCTGTTAATGGCAAAAAGGTATTTATTACCTCTCGTATTGCCCAAGGAGGTGATACAGCTGTGTGTAATCTAGCAAGTATTAATTTAAGCAAAATCCACGCTAAAGAGGATATTGAGCGTGTGCTGCCTATTGCCATTAGAATGCTTGATAATGTAATTGATTTGAATTTCTATCCCAATCGTAAGGTAAAGGTTACTAATATGCGTAATCGTGCTATTGGGCTTGGTGTAATGGGTGAAGCAGAGATGTTAGCACGAGCTGGAATTGAATGGGGAAGCGAAGAGCATTTAGCTAAAATTGATGAAGTAATGGAAATTGTTAGTTTCTATGCAATCAATTCAAGCGCAGATTTGGCTCAAGAAAAAGGCATATATCCGCAGTTTGAAGGGAGTAATTGGAGCAAGGGAGTTTTTCCTATTGATTTAGCTAATAAAGAAGCGATAAAGCTTGTTGATAGAGGAGGGCTTTTCTCACAACAATGCGATTGGGAATCTCTAAGAGCAAAGGTAAAAACACAAGGTATGCGCAATGGCTATTTAATGGCAATCGCCCCTACAAGTTCCATCAGCATTTTAGTAGGGACAACACAAACTATTGAACCTATTTATCGCAAAAAATGGTATGAAGAAAATTTAAGCGGGCTTATTCCCACAGTTGTGCCACATCTTAATTTGGATACGTGGAATTATTATGTGTCTGCTTATGATATTGACCAAACATTGCTTATTAAGGCTGCTGCTGTGCGACAAAAATGGATTGATCAGGGGCAAAGCACAAATATTTTTGTGCGGCTTGATAAGGCAAGTGGTAAAATGCTCAATGATGTTTATATGCTTGCGTGGAAATTAGGCTTAAAAAGCACCTATTATCTGCGCTCTCAAAGCCCAGAAGCAGAAGAGCAGATTATGGATAGAAGTGTAGAATGTGTGAATTGCCAGTAGAAATTTATTGCTTTACATATAGATTTTATGTAAAATTAGGAGAATCCATTAACATTAAGTAATAAGGAGACGCTATGAATAGAGTTTATAAGAAAATAGGTTCGGGCACAATGTTGCTTGCACCTTTATTGAGTTGTGCTGTGGAGTTTGGAGGGCAGGGGATTCGCTCTGCCGCTTTGGGTGGCGCTGGTGTGGCTCTGAAGCAAACACAATGGGGTTTATATTATAATCCTGCATTACTTGCAGCAGAACCTGCAAAACACGCTAAAGTTGGTTGGAATGTGGGTGCAACACTTATGGATAGTGGGCTTTTCACGATGTTTGACGACTCCATTTTGGAACAAGATACAATTAAGAATACTCAATCTTTGAATGAGGCACTAAATCGAGGTGCTAATCTTACCTTTCAAAGTGGTATCGTATTTCAATTGCTACCTATATCGCAAGGACATAATCTAAGCATTGGTTATTTTAAAAATATTTATACTTCTTTGAGTGGTTGGGGAAATATACCCGATAATTCCACTAATCTCAATGATGTAACAGACAATGCTGGGTTTGATGCACACTTGTTAGCTATTGATGAGCTACCTATTGGTTATGCATATCGTTTTAGCACATCTGCAGGAGAGATAAGCGTGGGTGCGAGTGTGAAGTTTATGTTTGGCGCTGGTGGAAGGCATAGTATGGATCTTAATGGGAATATAACTGATCTTATCAAAGATACACTTTCAGTAGAAAATGCAGCTTCAAGCTTTAATGTTGGGCTAGATTTGGGCGCATACTATAGTCCTAACATTATAAATAATCGTTTAGGCATAGGATTGGTTGTTAAAAATCTCAATGCACCAAGCTTTACGATGAAACATATTAGCAATGGTGTTAGCACAAATGAAAAAATTTCCCTTAATCCTCAAGTGCGTTTGGGTATGTCGCTTGACCCATTAGATTGGCTGACATTTACCTTCGATGCAGATTTGACATCAAATAAGTTGCTTCCTCTTGCTTCCAAGACCGTGCATTCTCAAGTTGTTGGTGGTGGGATGAGATTCCACAGCACAAGATTTGAAAATGTGGATTTAAATCTAGGTATAGCAAAGGATTTTGGCTTAGATAATGGTTTAACCTTTAGTGGTGGATTTGGTTTAGGTTTGGTTGGTATTGCTCTGTCATACTCCACAGGCAAGACAGATATAGGAGGCGTGGCTATCCCTAATTATGTAGCTATTAAAATTGGTGGTGGTTTGAATTTCTAAGCCTTGATAATGGATAGCTTTTTTATAATAGGCTATCCATTATTACTCATTTTGATTTACTTTAAGGGCAATAGAATCTTGCGCAAGGTAGATTTTATAGCCCGAATAGGCTTTTGAAAGATATGAGCAAAGCTATTAGCTAATCTACGTGCTCTTTGAATTTTTTTATAACGTCTCTCTAGGTTACATCGCCATTGCCCAAAGCCTCTGCGATAAGCCTTTTCTAAAGGTTGATTAAAAATATGAAGAAAGAGTCTTCAAGCTTTTTGTCAAAAATTTCTTGGTGATTGCTATTTGGAAAACTAGGCTGGGAAAGCATAGCAAGGTAGGCTTCATCATTTTTATTAAGATATTTAATCTGCTCTAACACTGCTGCGAAATCTGTATGTGAGCGGCAATGGATAAAAGCCTTTGCATTCACCCCCCCCCCGCTTGATTCTAAAGGCAAGCTCACTCTTTCATCACCCCAATAGATAGGTATGCTTTGGGCGGCGAGTGCCTCAATCAACTTTTCTGTCGTATAGCCATTTGTGCTTGAATTTTCAAAGGCGATGTTGAATTTGCCTGTTTTGAGAAAGGCATATTTATCTGCTACGCGTTTGCCAATATTATTTTTATAGCCTCCACCGCTATCTATATGATCATATTGAGAAAGATAGTCAAAAAACTGCGCTCGTAAGTTCATCTGCCTTGCCATTACTCACTACAAAGGTGCAAAATCGCGTTTTCTCCTTGAGTAACTGCGGAGTGATGCTTTGATGTTTGCTCATAGCTTTTTCCATGACTCCTTTATAATGCAAGTAGAGCGGATAGCGCATATATCTATCCTCAAACTCCATAATCATATCCAATCGCATAATCACAAAAATTAAAATCCGCCCGGACATTCTCCCCACAGGAAAAGATTCTAATCCCATAATATTCAATATGCTTATCTCCCATCACAGAATAAAAGATATAATCAGGATTTTTGTCGGTAAAGATGAGCTTATAATGTTTGCGGAGGATTTCTAGAATCTTCCCTTCCACCGCCCCATCGCAAAAATACACCTTTTTTGTCGGCTTTTGTGGCATTATTCAGTCGTTCCCATTGCTTGACTTTGGGCGTGGGCGATAAGGGGATTTATAATCTCATCAAGCAGCCCACCTAGCATAATCTCTTCAAGGCTATAAAGCGTTAAGCCGATGCGATGGTCTGTAAGGCGATTTTGCGGATAGTTATAAGTGCGGATTCGTTCACTTCTATCGCCACTCCCTACTTGTGTTTTGCGTACCTCTTTATTTTGGGCATTTTGGGCTTCAATCTCGGCTTCATACAGCCTCGCTTTGAGAATCTTTAGTGCCTTGTCTTTATTTTTATGTTGAAATTTTTCATCTTGCATTGATACGCTAATGCCTGTAGGGATATGGGTAATCCTCACTGCAGAATCAGTTGTATTGACACTTTGCCCTCCGTGCCCGCCGCTGCGGAAAACTTCGATTTTCAAATCATTTGGATTAATATCGACGCTTACATCATCAACCTCAGGCATAATCGCCACGGTGATGGCAGAAGTGTGAATCCGCCCTTGAGATTCTGTCTCGGGGACACGCTGCACGCGATGAGTGCCGCCCTCATATTTGAGCCGCGAGTATGCGCCATTACCTTTGATAAGTGCAATCACCTCCTTATAGCCACCCACATTATTTTCACTCGCGCTCATTATCTCCACTTTCCATTTTTGCAAATCCGCATAGCGGCAATACGCCTTAAACAAGTCTCCTACAAAGATTCCCGCCTCATCACCGCCTGTCCCAGCGCGGATTTCAAGATAAATATTTTTACCATCATTAGGATCTTTAGGGATAAGGAGAATCTTAATTTCCTCCTCTAATATGATTTTTTGAGATTCTAAATCTTTGAGCTCTTCTTTGGCAAGCTCACCTAGCTCCTTATCCTCTAGTAATGTCTTATTTTCAGCAATGCCCTCAAGTGTGGCAAAATATGCTCTAGCCTTTTGGACGATAGATTCTATATCGCTTTGTTCTTTGCTAAGTTGTGTTAATTGCTGGATGTTAGAGAGAGTGGATTCTAAAGTAAGGAGGTTTGAAATCTCATCATAACGCGCCACAATGGGCTTAAGCTTATCGACAAGCATTTCAAGCCTTTGTAAAAATGGTGATTAGGCAGATTGTGCGAGTTTTTTCACACTTGCATTGAGGCGCGATACTTTTCTTGCGGCTGTATTTTTTGTTAAAATGCCCTTACTTACATATTTGTGTAGCTCTTTATTGGCAATTTTAAAGGCTTCTTGCGCTTTTGCAAGGTCTTTATTTGCTACTGCTTCTCTAAGATTACGGACAATATTTTTAATGCGCGTTTTGTAGTATCGATTACGCTCGGTTCGTGTTTTTGTCTGTCGAATGCGTTTTTGTGCGGATTTATGATTTGCCATTTCCTATTAGTCCTTTTTAAAAAAAATTAAGGCAAAATTGTGCCAAAAGTTTGATTAAATGCAGTTTAAAGCCATTAAGGAGATATGATGAACTCGAAGGATACAAAGCTTTTTGGCACTGATGGCGTGAGAGGACGAGCCGGAGAAGTTATCACGCCTTCAAGTGTGATTGCCCTAGGTGCGAGTGCGGGGATACACTTCCGCCAACATTCCCTTACAAATAAGATTCTAGTAGGTAAAGATACACGCCGCAGCGGCTATATGATAGAAAATGCACTTGTCTCAAGCCTTACTTCTGTGGGCTATGATGTGATACAAATTGGTCCTATGCCTACTCCTGCAGTGGCTTTCCTCACTGAAGATATGCGCTGCGATGCAGGAGTGATGATTAGTGCTAGTCATAATCCCTATGATGACAATGGCATTAAATTCTTCAATCATTGCGGCTACAAACTTGCCCCGCAAGAGGAGGAGAGTATAGAATCTTACTACCACGATAATGCCGCCCTACAAGCTGCACTCAAAAGCGGACAGGAGATTGGTAGCTCAAAACGTATCGATGATGTCGTGGGGCGCTATATTGTGCATATTAAAAATTCATTTCCCAAACACCTTACGTTAAGAGGGCTTAGAATTGTGTGCGATTGTGCCAATGGCGCGGCGTATCGGGTCGCCCCTATCGTGCTTAGTGAGCTTGGGGCTGATGTGATTGCGATTAATGACGAACCCGATGGATTCAATATCAATAAGCAGTGCGGGGCTATGCACCCAGAGGATTTAGCGCAAAAGGTGCGGACATATCGCGCTGATGTGGGTTTTGCCCTTGATGGCGATGCGGATAGGCTTGTCGTGGTGGATAGCGAGGGCAATATCGTCAATGGCGATAAGCTTATCGGTGCACTTGCGCTTTATCAAAAGCAAATGGGTGTATTAAAAAATAATGCCATTGTGGCGACACTGATGAGTAATCTGGCACTTGAGGAGTTTCTCAAATCGCATAAAATAAGCCTGTATCGCTGTAATGTTGGTGATAAATATGTGTGGGATATGATGCAAGAGCATAACCTCAATTTTGGTGGGGAAAATAGCGGACATATCATTTTTAGCGATTATGCTAAAACAGGCGATGGCTTGGTGAGTGCCTTGCAAGTTTTAGCTCTTTTGTTACAAAGTAAGCAAAGCTCAAAAGATGTGCTTAATCCTTTTGAGCTCTACCCAAGTGAGCTTTTTAACCTCAAAGTAGCGCATAAAAAGCCCCTTGAAAATATTGAGGGGCTGCAAGAGAAGCTAGATTCTATTACTCAAAGTGGCAATCGTCACTTAGTGCGCTACTCTGGCACGGAAAATAAGCTTAGAATCTTGGTCGAGGGTAAGGATTCTAAAATAGTCGAGAGGCAGGTTAAAATGCTTGTAGAGTTTTTTCAAAAGCAACTCAATGTGTGAGCAAATGCTATCTTTACAATATATCCATCAGCTTAGTAAGCA encodes:
- the prfA gene encoding peptide chain release factor 1 is translated as MLVDKLKPIVARYDEISNLLTLESTLSNIQQLTQLSKEQSDIESIVQKARAYFATLEGIAENKTLLEDKELGELAKEELKDLESQKIILEEEIKILLIPKDPNDGKNIYLEIRAGTGGDEAGIFVGDLFKAYCRYADLQKWKVEIMSASENNVGGYKEVIALIKGNGAYSRLKYEGGTHRVQRVPETESQGRIHTSAITVAIMPEVDDVSVDINPNDLKIEVFRSGGHGGQSVNTTDSAVRITHIPTGISVSMQDEKFQHKNKDKALKILKARLYEAEIEAQNAQNKEVRKTQVGSGDRSERIRTYNYPQNRLTDHRIGLTLYSLEEIMLGGLLDEIINPLIAHAQSQAMGTTE
- the rpsT gene encoding 30S ribosomal protein S20, which codes for MANHKSAQKRIRQTKTRTERNRYYKTRIKNIVRNLREAVANKDLAKAQEAFKIANKELHKYVSKGILTKNTAARKVSRLNASVKKLAQSA
- the glmM gene encoding phosphoglucosamine mutase; translation: MNSKDTKLFGTDGVRGRAGEVITPSSVIALGASAGIHFRQHSLTNKILVGKDTRRSGYMIENALVSSLTSVGYDVIQIGPMPTPAVAFLTEDMRCDAGVMISASHNPYDDNGIKFFNHCGYKLAPQEEESIESYYHDNAALQAALKSGQEIGSSKRIDDVVGRYIVHIKNSFPKHLTLRGLRIVCDCANGAAYRVAPIVLSELGADVIAINDEPDGFNINKQCGAMHPEDLAQKVRTYRADVGFALDGDADRLVVVDSEGNIVNGDKLIGALALYQKQMGVLKNNAIVATLMSNLALEEFLKSHKISLYRCNVGDKYVWDMMQEHNLNFGGENSGHIIFSDYAKTGDGLVSALQVLALLLQSKQSSKDVLNPFELYPSELFNLKVAHKKPLENIEGLQEKLDSITQSGNRHLVRYSGTENKLRILVEGKDSKIVERQVKMLVEFFQKQLNV